One stretch of Miscanthus floridulus cultivar M001 chromosome 18, ASM1932011v1, whole genome shotgun sequence DNA includes these proteins:
- the LOC136521066 gene encoding uncharacterized protein has protein sequence MKPRPLDYGCGPAAAAAAGCAGWAWRPRPRPRGGGRAARVSPKCSHSAAASSAAAGAVPSEHRRRGALLRPVEQPGTGYGSELEARIEKVIFACRFMTFLGIGGLLLGSIPCFLKGSVHVMNAFVDYYLHGGGKLILMLLEAIEMFLIGTVTFVLGIGLYELFISTIDSSYGSNLFGLFSLPDRPKWVEIKSLNDLKTKLGHVIVLVLLVGIFEKSNRVTITSCADLLCFAGTIFLSSVCLYLLSKLHTTK, from the exons ATGAAGCCCAGGCCTCTAGATTACGGTtgcggcccggcggcggcggcggcagcggggtGCGCCGGCTGGGCGTGGAGaccgaggccgaggccgcgcgGGGGCGGGAGGGCAGCACGGGTGTCGCCCAAGTGCTCCCACTCGGCGGCggcgtcgtcggcggcggcgggagcggtgccctcggagcaccgccgccgcggGGCGCTGCTCCGCCCGGTGGAGCAGCCCGGCACGGGGTACGGGTCGGAGCTGGAGGCGCGGATCGAGAAGGTCATCTTCGCCTGCCGCTTCATGACCTTCCTCGGCATCGGTGGCTTGCTCCTTGGCTCCATCCCTTGTTTCCTCAAG GGAAGCGTTCATGTGATGAATGCCTTCGTCGACTACTACCTGCACGGCGGAGGGAAGCTCATCCTCATGCTGCTGGAAGCCATTG AAATGTTTCTCATTGGAACGGTCACGTTTGTCTTGGGGATAGGCTTGTACGAGCTCTTCATCAGTACCATAGACTCCTCTTACGGGTCCAACCTCTTCGGCCTGTTCAGCCTTCCG GATCGGCCCAAGTGGGTTGAAATCAAGTCGCTAAATGATCTTAAGACAAAGCTGGGTCATGTCATTGTCCTGGTTCTACTGGTTGGCATCTTCGAGAAGAGCAATAGGGTCACCATTACATCCTGTGCTGACCTCTTATGCTTTGCTGGAACGATTTTCCTTTCTTCAGTTTGCCTCTACCTACTTTCCAAGCTCCATACCACCAAATGA
- the LOC136524641 gene encoding uncharacterized protein has translation MRRHGATMFVAGAEEVMLQRVLQVPPCSSPASGVAVDLQAMAPTTSLPTFPMSFDGIYLPWLSLLIPREGPYLSLTGGSGLPEDLLKSIGQRLASGHNVASFQSTCSLWRAAVLFATFGLLLLLLFDPDLDRVGFYCVSEKVLSNTLPDVRSKVACGSSCGWLALMDEPASMMLLNPFTGARASRVELPPAGEHVAAASSSERVSRIHGRWVLHPTNGYGDTDATERAIKLEDMRDVFFHEIVLSALPDVAGRECVAMAMLGCSTKVAFCQVRVDSAWTLLDTKLEFSVGSNAASATPTATLLPSLSPPAGLCHRSYLESNGELHIVGAMVSTFHETKSFTYNNVIYKDNLHDRTPEWSKMRDIGDQTLFVSKYFNESFSETSVSKYKENKIYISEPLYGDPYDLVHRLEIVDIATSVSEAKPVQQRMHSSKALGWI, from the exons ATGAGGAGGCATGGGGCTACCATGTTCGTCGCCGGCGCCGAGGAGGTCATGCTCCAGCGCGTGCTCCAAGTGCCGCCATGTTCATCGCCGGCGTCGGGCGTGGCTGTGGACCTGCAGGCCATGGCCCCGACTACCTCGCTCCCAACTTTCCCTATGTCCT TTGATGGCATCTatcttccatggctcagcctcctaatcccaagagaaggtccctacctctctcTGACTGGAGGATCTggcctgccagaggatctcctcaAGTCCATCGGACAACGTCTCGCGTCAGGCCACAACGTGGCGTCCTTCCAATCCACTTGCTCCCTATGGCGCGCCGCCGTCCTGTTCGCGACCTTCGGGCTGCTCCTGCTGCTCCTGTTCGACCCCGACTTggaccgcgtcggcttctactgtGTCTCGGAGAAGGTCTTGTCCAATACGCTGCCCGACGTGCGCAgcaaggtggcgtgcggctcctcgtgtgggtggctggcgctcatggacgagCCGGCATCCATGATGCTGCTGAATCCATTCACCGGTGCCCGTGCCTCCCGCGTTGAGCTTCCACCAGCAGGCGAACACGTCGCGGCGGCATCCTCATCGGAACGCGTGTCTAGGATCCACGgtcggtgggtcctccatcccaccaacggctatGGGGACACGGATGCCACAGaaagagccatcaagctagaagacatgagggatgTGTTCTTTcatgagatcgtgctctcggcgcTGCCTGACGTCGCCGGCCgtgagtgcgtggccatggccatgcttgggtgctccacgaaGGTCGCGTTCTGCCAGGTTagagtcgacagcgcatggacgctgctcgacaccaaactggagttctccgtggg cagcaacgccgccagcgctactccaaccgcgacgctgctgccTTCGTTgtcgccacctgcggggctctgccaccgcagctacctagaatcaaacggtgagctgcacattgtgggtgccatggtgagcacgttccacgagacaAAGAGCTTCACCTACAACAACGTGATCTACAAGGacaacctccacgaccgtacgccggagtggtccaagatgagggacatcggtgatcagacattgTTCGTGTCTAAatatttcaatgaaagcttcagtgaAACAAGTGTATCtaagtacaaggagaacaaaatctacatatctgagccattgtatggggatccatacgacttggtccatcgactggagatcgttgatattgctaccagCGTATCCGAAGCGAAGCCCGTCCAGCAAAGGATGCATAGTTCcaaggctctaggttggatttgA
- the LOC136524642 gene encoding uncharacterized protein: MVGHAIWPPSPQVVPLATAEEDEVEEIERDEPRPQSVQILCKHGDEVVVVEEEDTTREMRRLKSALAGVMKQIEGITRTAEQRHQLIKRMEPLAEENDKLKEAMKLMERNIQRAQRERDLAESNAQDLEYQKGILSEQLAATSEQLWGKSEQMANASTQLEQKSK; this comes from the exons atggtcggacatgCTATTTGGCCCCCGAGCCCTCAAGTGGTGCCTCTAGCTacggcggaggaggatgaggtggaagagatcgagcgtgATGAACCTCGACCTCAATCTGTCCAAATTCTCTGTAAGCATGGCGATGAAgtggtggttgtcgaggaggaggacaccaccagggagatgaggagactgaagTCTGCCCTTGctggagtgatgaaacaaattgAG gggataactcggactgccgagcagcggcaccagctgatcaagaggatggagcccctcgctgaaGAGAATGATAAACTCAAAGAGGCAATGAAGctgatggagagaaacatccaaagggcccagcgcgagcgagaccttgctgagtccaatgcacaggacctagaataccagaaggggatCCTGTCTGAGCAGCTAGCGGCTACGTCCGAGCAGCTATGGGGCAAGTCTGAGCAGATGGCGAATGCTTCCACACAACTAGAGCAGAAATCCAAGTAG